TATTACGATTCGCCCAAATATATTTCGCATCAAACTCAAGCCAAATCATTTAAAGATAAAATTTACCAAAAGGTCAAATCTTTTATGATTGATAAGAAAAAAAAGATGGTGTTAAAACATCATCAACAAGGAAATATTTTGGATATTGGTGCTGGAACAGGAGAATTTTTGGATGCTTTTGATCATTCACTTTGGACAAAATTTAGCATTGAACCTTCTAAAAAATTACAGTCAAATTTATCTAAAAAAGGAATCAACTTAGTAAATGATCTTGAGCAATTTGATGGCCAATCTTTTGAAGTCATTACATTATGGCATAGCCTTGAACATATTCCTGATCTTGAATTAACTGTCAAACAACTCAGAAGAATTTTAAAACCTAATGGCGTTTTATTTATAGCTGTACCAAATCACAAAAGCTATGATGCTCAATATTACGATAAATATTGGGTAGCTTGGGATGTGCCTCGGCATTTGTGGCATTTTTCTAAGTTAGGAATGACGTCTATTTTTTCTAAGCATAATTTTAATTGTATAAAAGATAGAGGAATGTTTTTTGATGCCTTTTATGTGTCTATGTTATCAACACAATATCAACCTAAGAGTAATTTATTAACTGCTTTTTGGGTTGCAAGTTTATCAAACTTAAAAGCTTGGTTCAACAAAGAGTATTCATCCATTATTTACGTTTTTAAACC
This genomic window from Flavobacterium sp. CS20 contains:
- a CDS encoding class I SAM-dependent methyltransferase, with protein sequence MKIKDYFLSQETFEVKPSKHKGILQTFPQPSEKDLPKYYDSPKYISHQTQAKSFKDKIYQKVKSFMIDKKKKMVLKHHQQGNILDIGAGTGEFLDAFDHSLWTKFSIEPSKKLQSNLSKKGINLVNDLEQFDGQSFEVITLWHSLEHIPDLELTVKQLRRILKPNGVLFIAVPNHKSYDAQYYDKYWVAWDVPRHLWHFSKLGMTSIFSKHNFNCIKDRGMFFDAFYVSMLSTQYQPKSNLLTAFWVASLSNLKAWFNKEYSSIIYVFKPSSNLNDI